A single window of Sporosarcina sp. Marseille-Q4943 DNA harbors:
- a CDS encoding YjcZ family sporulation protein: protein MFGGCYHGGYGGGGYGGYGRGYGGSTFVLIVVLFILLIIVGATFV, encoded by the coding sequence ATGTTCGGTGGATGCTATCATGGCGGTTACGGCGGCGGAGGATATGGCGGGTATGGAAGAGGATATGGCGGTTCCACTTTCGTACTGATTGTTGTTCTCTTCATCTTGCTAATCATCGTTGGCGCTACCTTTGTCTAA
- a CDS encoding helix-turn-helix domain-containing protein, with protein sequence MVKYSDEFKVMIVQEYLGGRLGYGTLAKKYGIKSSEQIRRWVLVYKKYGAEGLLRKKSHEVYSVQFKLDVLSFMKRTGASQPETALHFGLTNPSMIGDWKKKFLEGGAEALDNPKGRPVMSDKAKNVKKDQKPTQQDEMTREQKLERENELLRLEVEYLKKLRAFQMDPDGYLEKHKQRYRSNSKKNSD encoded by the coding sequence ATGGTTAAATATAGCGATGAATTTAAGGTCATGATTGTTCAGGAGTATTTAGGTGGACGACTTGGCTATGGTACTTTGGCTAAAAAGTATGGCATTAAGTCATCTGAACAAATTAGAAGATGGGTGTTGGTTTACAAGAAGTATGGCGCGGAGGGATTACTAAGAAAGAAAAGTCATGAAGTTTATTCTGTTCAATTCAAATTAGATGTACTAAGCTTTATGAAAAGGACAGGCGCTTCGCAGCCAGAAACTGCGCTTCACTTCGGATTGACGAATCCTTCGATGATTGGTGATTGGAAGAAGAAATTCCTTGAAGGCGGTGCTGAAGCCCTGGACAACCCGAAAGGACGGCCAGTCATGTCTGATAAAGCGAAGAACGTCAAGAAGGACCAGAAGCCAACACAACAGGATGAAATGACACGTGAACAGAAATTAGAACGGGAAAATGAACTCCTCCGCTTGGAGGTGGAATACCTAAAAAAGTTGCGAGCTTTTCAGATGGATCCGGACGGCTATCTCGAAAAGCACAAGCAGCGCTATCGTTCGAACTCAAAGAAGAATTCCGATTGA
- a CDS encoding YjcG family protein, which yields MKYGIVAFPSKKLQDLANGYRKRYDPHYALITPHMTVKGVFEADDKEIEQVAEAIHKVVRNHKPFELKVSKVSTFAPITNTIFFKVTPNEEILSLHKDLNEDFFGEKPEYSFVPHITIAQKLSSGEHDDIIGQIKMFGVDHTEIIDRIHLLYQLEDGSWTVYETFRLGEES from the coding sequence ATGAAATATGGTATTGTAGCTTTCCCTTCAAAGAAACTTCAAGATTTGGCAAATGGGTACAGGAAACGTTATGATCCACATTATGCGCTTATCACGCCTCACATGACCGTCAAAGGTGTATTTGAAGCTGACGATAAGGAAATCGAACAAGTGGCGGAAGCGATCCATAAGGTTGTTCGCAATCATAAACCCTTTGAATTAAAAGTATCAAAAGTGAGCACGTTTGCACCGATCACCAATACGATTTTCTTTAAAGTGACACCTAATGAAGAAATCCTTTCACTCCATAAAGACCTGAACGAAGACTTTTTCGGTGAAAAACCTGAATATTCCTTTGTTCCGCATATTACAATCGCCCAAAAACTAAGTTCCGGTGAGCATGACGATATCATCGGTCAGATCAAGATGTTCGGTGTAGATCATACCGAAATCATCGATCGCATCCACCTTCTCTATCAACTTGAGGACGGGTCATGGACAGTTTATGAAACTTTCCGTCTCGGCGAGGAAAGCTGA
- a CDS encoding phosphatidylglycerophosphatase A translates to MFTGKNIVHSDVVAEATKEALIRRGVTLEDIAKIVYEMQVPYNKGLDLAECVDSVERVLRKRELQHAILVGIELDELAEQGKLSAPLQQIVESDEGLFGVDETIALGAVFTYGSIAVTTFGHLDKNKIGIINELDTKKGKGVHTFLDDLIASVASCAASRLAHRKRDLDEAGITYLDVDRKGKK, encoded by the coding sequence ATGTTCACTGGAAAAAATATTGTCCACTCCGATGTCGTGGCAGAAGCTACAAAAGAAGCGTTAATTCGAAGAGGCGTCACATTGGAGGATATTGCAAAAATTGTTTATGAAATGCAGGTCCCTTATAACAAAGGGTTGGACCTTGCCGAATGTGTCGATTCAGTTGAAAGGGTGCTAAGAAAACGGGAACTCCAACATGCAATCCTCGTCGGAATCGAATTGGATGAGCTAGCAGAACAAGGGAAGCTATCCGCACCGCTCCAGCAAATCGTCGAATCGGACGAAGGACTGTTTGGCGTGGATGAGACGATCGCGTTAGGCGCCGTCTTCACTTATGGGTCCATTGCTGTCACTACATTCGGTCATTTGGATAAAAACAAAATCGGAATCATCAATGAGTTGGATACGAAAAAAGGGAAGGGCGTCCATACGTTCCTCGACGACCTCATTGCGAGTGTTGCATCATGTGCCGCATCCCGGCTTGCTCACCGAAAGCGGGATTTGGATGAAGCGGGCATCACGTATTTGGACGTAGATAGAAAAGGAAAAAAATAA
- a CDS encoding IS3 family transposase, whose amino-acid sequence MPKKVASFSDGSGRLSRKAQAALSFELKEEFRLKDVLPIVGIPESSYHYHVKQMSRENPHQELEDKIQSIFNEHKGNYGYRRIKLDLKNRGIIVNHKKVQRIMRKLGLKGNKFTRKSRRYSSYKGTIGTVVKNRINRRFNTPIPCQKLTTDITEFKCSDGLKLYLSPMMDMYNGEILSYGISMRPTLDFVMKPLEEVLDIVKNAKFRTTIHSDQGWHYQHGNWVATLKEHKVFQSMSRKGNCLDNSPMENFFGLLKQEMYHGEPLRTYEELKRAIEAYIQYYNNKRIKQKLAGMSPVQYRLHTSQLAA is encoded by the coding sequence ATACCTAAAAAAGTTGCGAGCTTTTCAGATGGATCCGGACGGCTATCTCGAAAAGCACAAGCAGCGCTATCGTTCGAACTCAAAGAAGAATTCCGATTGAAGGATGTACTTCCGATTGTAGGCATTCCTGAGTCTTCATATCACTATCATGTAAAACAAATGAGCAGGGAAAATCCGCACCAAGAGTTGGAAGATAAGATTCAATCTATTTTTAATGAACACAAGGGCAATTATGGTTACCGGAGGATTAAACTAGATTTGAAGAACCGTGGCATCATAGTTAATCATAAAAAGGTGCAGCGTATTATGCGAAAACTAGGATTGAAAGGCAATAAGTTCACCAGGAAATCACGTCGGTATAGTTCGTATAAGGGAACTATCGGTACAGTGGTGAAAAACCGTATTAACCGCCGGTTCAACACCCCGATTCCATGTCAGAAATTGACCACTGATATTACAGAATTCAAGTGTTCAGACGGTCTAAAGCTCTATCTTAGTCCAATGATGGATATGTATAATGGGGAGATTCTTTCGTATGGCATCAGTATGCGTCCGACGCTTGATTTTGTGATGAAACCTTTAGAGGAAGTCCTCGACATCGTAAAAAACGCAAAATTCCGGACTACCATCCACTCGGATCAAGGCTGGCACTATCAGCACGGAAACTGGGTTGCGACCTTAAAAGAACATAAGGTGTTCCAGAGTATGTCGCGGAAGGGGAACTGTCTGGACAACTCCCCCATGGAAAATTTCTTTGGATTACTTAAGCAAGAGATGTATCATGGCGAACCCCTACGCACGTATGAGGAACTGAAACGGGCTATTGAGGCATACATCCAGTACTACAACAACAAACGGATCAAGCAGAAATTGGCTGGCATGAGTCCGGTTCAATACCGTCTTCACACCAGCCAACTAGCTGCATAA
- a CDS encoding stage VI sporulation protein F — MNDSFFKKIESKTGVPMEEVFALANAIQYADFSDERQVRKIVRKVGRLANKEVPPHMEDELVKSIVKNGSSVNFNDIQRMMGQS, encoded by the coding sequence ATGAATGACTCTTTTTTTAAAAAGATAGAATCGAAAACCGGCGTTCCGATGGAAGAAGTATTTGCATTGGCGAACGCAATCCAATATGCGGATTTCAGTGATGAGCGACAAGTGCGGAAAATCGTCCGAAAAGTAGGCCGGCTTGCAAACAAGGAAGTCCCACCGCATATGGAAGATGAACTCGTAAAATCAATCGTCAAAAACGGCAGCTCCGTAAACTTCAATGACATACAAAGAATGATGGGCCAATCCTAA
- the spoVAE gene encoding stage V sporulation protein AE, with product MYITSFIVGGLICVIGQLMFDVAKLTPAHTLCTLVVAGSILDGFGLYEPLIDFAGTGATIPITSFGNALTHGALAEAEKHGLIGVLTGMFEVTSSGISAAILFGFIASFIFKPKGTI from the coding sequence ATTTACATTACCTCCTTCATAGTCGGCGGGCTAATTTGTGTCATCGGCCAGCTGATGTTTGACGTGGCAAAGCTGACACCGGCTCATACTCTTTGCACACTTGTCGTGGCGGGCTCCATTTTAGACGGTTTCGGCTTATATGAACCGCTAATTGATTTTGCAGGCACTGGTGCGACGATTCCAATTACATCATTCGGCAATGCATTGACCCATGGAGCTCTCGCCGAAGCTGAAAAACATGGCCTCATCGGTGTTTTGACCGGAATGTTTGAAGTGACGAGTTCGGGAATCAGCGCCGCCATCCTATTCGGATTTATCGCCTCATTTATTTTCAAGCCGAAGGGCACCATTTAA
- a CDS encoding esterase family protein yields MEYGKIEEIHFYSKALDEDMQLLIHLPHQYSPLYKYSVLIASDGKDYFQYGRIGRVVDELVSEGDINNMIVVGIPYKSVEERRRMYHPDGDRHEDYIRFLAHELVPYIDENYPTYQVGAGRGLIGDSLAATISLLTALKYPNCFGKVILHSPYVDEYVMEKVEALKDPSSFSIYHVIGEEETEVKTTQDGTQDFLTPNRDLNKLIKRKGFSYFYEEFKGNHTWKYWQQDIRRAIKESFQYE; encoded by the coding sequence ATGGAATACGGAAAAATTGAAGAGATACATTTTTACAGCAAGGCGCTCGATGAGGATATGCAGCTTCTCATTCACTTGCCACATCAGTATTCACCACTATACAAGTATTCAGTTCTAATCGCTTCCGATGGAAAAGATTATTTTCAATACGGTAGAATTGGCCGGGTAGTGGACGAATTAGTTTCCGAAGGCGACATAAATAATATGATTGTCGTCGGCATACCGTATAAAAGCGTCGAGGAACGCAGAAGGATGTATCACCCGGATGGCGACCGGCATGAAGATTATATCCGTTTTCTTGCGCATGAGCTTGTCCCTTACATCGATGAGAATTATCCAACGTACCAAGTCGGCGCAGGCCGGGGGTTGATCGGTGATTCGTTGGCGGCCACAATCTCACTGTTGACCGCGTTGAAATATCCGAACTGCTTCGGCAAGGTGATCCTCCATTCCCCTTATGTAGATGAGTACGTAATGGAGAAGGTGGAAGCCTTGAAAGATCCTTCCTCTTTTTCAATCTACCATGTCATCGGCGAAGAGGAAACAGAAGTGAAAACGACGCAGGACGGCACCCAAGATTTCCTCACGCCGAACAGGGATTTAAACAAGTTGATCAAAAGAAAAGGGTTTTCCTACTTCTATGAAGAATTTAAGGGGAACCATACATGGAAGTATTGGCAGCAAGACATTCGAAGGGCGATTAAAGAATCCTTTCAATACGAATGA
- a CDS encoding GNAT family N-acetyltransferase, translated as MIEVKIARSDREREDAYDVRKKVFVDEQGVPLSLEIDEFDNTASHFIVYDDRQPIGAGRIREIGPGIGKVERVCVLKELRGKHLGNLIMHELEKHAKLAGMTKIVLNAQSYAVPFYEKLGYTVTSPEFMDADIPHRAMEKEITPQ; from the coding sequence TTGATTGAAGTGAAGATTGCCCGTTCTGATCGTGAACGGGAAGACGCGTATGATGTGCGAAAAAAAGTTTTTGTGGATGAACAAGGGGTACCATTAAGTCTTGAAATCGACGAGTTCGATAATACCGCTTCCCATTTCATCGTATATGATGATCGGCAGCCGATCGGAGCAGGGCGCATCCGTGAAATCGGTCCAGGAATCGGTAAAGTAGAGCGAGTATGTGTGTTGAAGGAATTGCGCGGGAAGCATCTCGGCAACCTCATCATGCATGAACTTGAAAAACATGCAAAATTAGCGGGAATGACGAAAATTGTTCTGAACGCACAATCATATGCCGTGCCATTCTATGAAAAGCTCGGTTATACGGTTACGTCACCCGAATTCATGGATGCGGATATTCCGCACAGAGCGATGGAAAAGGAGATCACTCCTCAATAA